In Flavobacteriaceae bacterium, the following proteins share a genomic window:
- a CDS encoding sensor histidine kinase: MIRFYKYIYAFVICFFSLTSYAQIIDKSQNEENFIVRGSVVNNETNDPIANVAIEVNTGKYTRTDNSGQFRVQVKIGDQLIIRHSDFNTVYYTIKSNERIQVRVKSDIYRSKNKSSISSKEFKSLIDSVDVYFKENVEKSIDFIGEALKISSSKRENAEAYEVLADIYFEWKQFDLAISNYKISLQNEISNEVSLKLAKAYNFYGDYDEGIDIYLNIDVKTLSNWQLVVFYEGIGDLYFKKNDYEIAISNYKKSLAVAEQHKITPKITDLNSKIAKTYDANGEQGRAKGFFNNALNLAAQESEKREVEEKVTVADFQNKNRAYNQEIKLRKQILQVVENIELDSVFDNESALTPQKQNYKIGNAYALQENFEEAIPYFEKSIEEANNREDILIEKEATKKLAEAQRDAGDTEAALSSIKKYEILVDELYIKKEQEISRAARISKDLITKQNRILSLVKDRELSESNYQLTEEQNKNQKIIIYSLIGGLFLLLMSAYAMIKYIKQQQLTNNLLALKSLRSQMNPHFIFNALNSVNSFIATSDERSANKYLSDFSLLMRAVLENSEESFISLEKEIELLQLYTKLEHSRFKDKFEYSIVVDKDVKVEDFQIPPMLLQPYIENAVWHGLRYKKELGYLNITISQREKDKLEIVIIDNGIGREKSKALKTEHQQKQNSKGMSTIKKRVTILNKMYKNRIDINIDDYQKTGDIGTKVVVTIKKN; encoded by the coding sequence ATGATACGATTTTATAAATATATATACGCTTTTGTGATATGCTTTTTTTCATTGACATCGTATGCCCAAATAATAGATAAATCTCAGAACGAAGAAAACTTTATAGTTAGAGGATCTGTTGTAAACAATGAAACGAATGATCCTATAGCAAATGTAGCTATTGAAGTAAATACAGGGAAATATACAAGAACAGACAATTCAGGGCAATTTCGAGTACAAGTTAAAATTGGAGATCAATTAATTATTAGGCATAGCGATTTTAATACGGTTTATTATACGATTAAAAGTAATGAGCGCATTCAGGTAAGAGTAAAGTCAGATATTTATCGTTCAAAAAATAAATCTAGTATATCTTCAAAAGAGTTTAAATCATTAATAGATTCTGTAGATGTTTATTTTAAAGAAAATGTAGAAAAAAGCATTGACTTTATTGGAGAAGCATTAAAGATTTCTTCATCTAAAAGAGAAAATGCAGAAGCTTATGAGGTTTTAGCAGATATATATTTTGAATGGAAGCAATTTGACCTTGCCATATCCAATTATAAAATCAGTCTTCAAAATGAAATTTCTAATGAAGTAAGTTTAAAACTTGCAAAAGCCTATAATTTTTATGGAGATTATGATGAAGGAATTGACATATATTTAAATATAGATGTAAAAACACTATCTAATTGGCAATTAGTTGTTTTTTATGAAGGTATAGGAGATTTATATTTTAAAAAAAATGACTATGAAATAGCTATTTCTAATTATAAAAAAAGTTTAGCAGTTGCTGAACAGCATAAGATTACACCTAAAATAACAGACTTAAATTCTAAAATCGCAAAAACATATGATGCAAATGGAGAGCAGGGGAGAGCAAAAGGCTTTTTTAATAATGCATTAAACTTAGCAGCACAAGAAAGCGAAAAACGAGAAGTTGAAGAAAAAGTTACTGTAGCAGATTTTCAAAATAAAAATAGAGCATATAATCAAGAGATAAAATTAAGAAAACAAATATTACAAGTTGTAGAAAATATTGAATTAGATTCTGTTTTTGATAATGAAAGTGCTTTAACACCACAAAAACAAAATTATAAAATAGGTAATGCCTATGCATTGCAAGAAAACTTTGAGGAGGCTATTCCATATTTTGAGAAAAGTATTGAAGAAGCAAATAATAGAGAGGACATACTTATAGAAAAAGAAGCCACTAAAAAACTAGCTGAAGCTCAAAGAGATGCTGGAGATACGGAAGCGGCACTATCTTCTATTAAAAAATATGAAATACTTGTAGACGAATTGTATATTAAAAAAGAACAAGAAATATCTCGAGCAGCACGTATTTCAAAAGATTTAATTACAAAACAAAACAGGATTTTAAGTTTGGTAAAAGATAGAGAACTTTCAGAGAGTAATTATCAACTTACAGAAGAACAGAATAAGAATCAGAAAATTATTATTTATTCCTTAATTGGAGGGTTGTTTCTTTTACTTATGAGTGCTTATGCAATGATTAAATATATAAAACAGCAACAGTTAACAAATAATTTATTAGCATTAAAATCTTTAAGAAGTCAAATGAATCCTCATTTTATTTTTAATGCTTTAAATTCAGTGAATAGTTTTATTGCTACTAGCGATGAACGTTCAGCGAATAAATATTTATCAGATTTTTCTTTGTTAATGAGAGCAGTATTGGAAAATAGTGAAGAGAGTTTTATTTCCTTAGAAAAAGAAATCGAATTATTACAACTTTATACCAAGTTAGAACATTCAAGATTTAAAGATAAATTTGAATACTCGATAGTAGTTGACAAAGATGTAAAAGTCGAAGATTTTCAAATTCCACCAATGCTCTTGCAGCCCTATATTGAAAATGCCGTGTGGCATGGTTTGCGTTATAAAAAAGAATTAGGGTATTTAAATATTACAATTTCCCAAAGAGAAAAAGATAAGCTTGAAATTGTAATAATAGATAATGGTATTGGAAGAGAAAAGTCTAAAGCTTTAAAAACTGAGCATCAACAAAAGCAAAACTCAAAAGGAATGAGTACTATTAAAAAACGTGTCACTATTTTAAACAAGATGTATAAAAATAGAATAGATATAAATATTGATGACTATCAAAAAACAGGAGATATTGGCACAAAAGTAGTAGTAACTATTAAAAAAAATTAA
- a CDS encoding DNA-binding response regulator, translated as MQLKSIIVEDEETSREILKNYLKKYCPSVKVLGEASHIDEALLLIKKHELDLVFLDVEMPYGNAFDLLEKIEEINFETIFVTAYNHYAIEALNMHASYYLMKPIAIDELIKAVDYVLEIKIKEDALQDQVLISKTNTVNGKITIPQQNGFEVIETASILYCKADDNYTEIYLNNNKKKLVSKTLKYFEDILIDSSFARVHKSYLVNVNEIVKYLKGKGGSVVLSNGQEIMVSASQKSNLLSYFK; from the coding sequence ATGCAGTTAAAATCAATCATTGTTGAAGATGAAGAGACAAGTCGGGAAATTTTAAAGAATTACCTTAAAAAGTATTGTCCTAGTGTTAAAGTTTTAGGAGAGGCATCTCATATAGACGAAGCTTTGCTACTAATAAAAAAGCACGAATTAGACCTTGTGTTTTTAGATGTAGAAATGCCTTATGGTAATGCTTTCGACCTACTCGAAAAAATAGAGGAAATAAATTTCGAGACAATTTTTGTAACAGCATATAATCATTATGCAATAGAGGCATTAAATATGCATGCATCGTATTATTTAATGAAGCCCATTGCAATAGACGAACTTATTAAAGCAGTAGATTATGTTTTAGAAATAAAAATAAAAGAAGATGCGTTGCAAGATCAAGTTTTAATCTCTAAAACAAATACTGTAAATGGAAAGATAACAATCCCACAACAAAATGGGTTTGAGGTTATAGAAACGGCTTCAATTTTGTATTGTAAAGCAGATGATAATTATACCGAGATATACCTCAATAACAACAAAAAAAAGTTAGTTAGTAAGACTTTAAAATATTTTGAAGACATTTTAATTGATAGTAGTTTTGCAAGAGTACATAAATCTTATTTGGTAAATGTAAATGAGATTGTAAAGTATTTGAAAGGAAAAGGTGGAAGTGTTGTGTTGAGTAATGGTCAGGAAATTATGGTTTCTGCATCCCAAAAATCTAATCTATTATCTTATTTTAAATAA
- a CDS encoding NifU family protein — MSKINISIIETSNASILKFEANIFLTQYESFEFNNIDEAKSSPLAQQLFYLPFVKKIYISGNFIAIERYDIVAWEDVQEEVSSQIETYLNEGGIVVETNNTAIKKTAVTVYAESTPNPSVIKFVANKKLVPTMFEFTSIDQAKSSPFAIKLFHFPFVKNVFIDENYVSVTKYDIAEWNDITMELREFIKSYIESGDPIILADTPEFKKNTEAKKEAHFETLDDTSKDIVNILNEYVKPAVASDGGNIEFQSYDANTKIVKVILQGACSGCPSSTFTLKNGIENMLKEMLKGKISSVEAING; from the coding sequence ATGTCTAAAATTAACATCTCTATTATAGAAACTAGCAATGCTTCAATATTAAAATTTGAAGCCAATATATTTTTAACCCAATACGAGAGTTTTGAATTTAATAATATCGACGAAGCTAAATCTTCACCTTTAGCACAGCAATTATTTTATTTACCTTTTGTAAAAAAAATATACATCTCTGGTAATTTTATCGCTATAGAGCGTTACGACATTGTAGCGTGGGAAGATGTTCAAGAGGAGGTTTCTTCTCAGATAGAAACCTATTTAAATGAAGGTGGTATTGTTGTAGAAACCAATAATACAGCTATTAAAAAAACAGCTGTAACCGTTTATGCTGAAAGCACTCCAAACCCATCTGTTATTAAGTTTGTAGCGAACAAAAAACTAGTTCCGACTATGTTTGAATTTACATCTATAGATCAAGCTAAATCATCTCCTTTTGCTATAAAATTATTTCATTTTCCATTTGTAAAAAATGTATTTATTGATGAGAATTATGTCTCTGTCACCAAATATGATATTGCTGAATGGAATGATATTACTATGGAATTAAGAGAATTTATTAAAAGTTATATCGAAAGTGGTGATCCTATTATTTTAGCAGATACTCCAGAGTTTAAAAAAAATACTGAAGCTAAAAAAGAAGCACATTTTGAAACTTTAGATGATACTTCTAAAGACATTGTAAACATTCTTAACGAATATGTAAAGCCTGCTGTTGCTAGTGATGGTGGTAATATTGAATTCCAATCTTATGATGCAAATACAAAAATAGTTAAAGTTATTTTACAAGGAGCATGTAGTGGTTGCCCGTCTTCAACTTTTACCTTAAAAAATGGTATAGAAAATATGCTTAAGGAGATGCTTAAAGGAAAAATTTCTTCTGTTGAAGCTATAAATGGTTAA
- a CDS encoding type IX secretion system membrane protein PorP/SprF: MEFKKYYFFLLVTLYFSFANGQEGIPIYSDYLTDNYYLLHPSTAGISINGKARLTARQQWFGVDDAPSLQTLSVNSRIGDTASGVGGIVYNDSNGFHSQSGGYLTYAHHVLLSRNPVDLNMISFGLSAGFIQYRLDETSFLSQGFDRLITGTQVSATNFNIDLGFSYHFLDFYTHFTVKNVLENDGVNFNEQGFSFNNLRTYIASPGYVFSSINSDWSYEPSVLFAYRDATKESFADFNFKVYKETYYGKIWAGISYRRSFDGAEFLNGSGVSSQKLQFFTPLLGVNYKKFVFAYTYSYQANSVVFTNGGFHQITLGINFGNTREKWDCNCPSVN; the protein is encoded by the coding sequence ATGGAATTTAAAAAATACTATTTTTTCTTATTAGTTACTTTATATTTCTCTTTTGCGAATGGGCAAGAAGGGATTCCGATTTACTCAGATTATTTAACAGATAATTATTACTTATTACACCCTTCTACGGCAGGAATTAGTATTAATGGGAAAGCAAGATTAACTGCAAGACAGCAATGGTTTGGAGTAGACGATGCACCTAGTTTACAAACATTAAGTGTTAATAGTCGTATAGGTGATACAGCTTCTGGTGTTGGAGGTATTGTATATAATGATAGTAATGGTTTTCATTCACAATCTGGAGGATATTTAACCTATGCACATCATGTTTTATTATCACGAAATCCAGTAGATTTAAATATGATTTCTTTTGGGCTAAGTGCAGGATTTATACAATATAGGTTAGATGAAACTTCTTTTTTATCTCAAGGATTTGATAGGCTTATCACAGGTACTCAAGTTAGTGCAACAAATTTTAATATTGACTTAGGATTTTCATATCACTTTTTAGATTTCTATACGCACTTTACAGTTAAAAATGTTTTAGAAAACGACGGTGTAAACTTTAATGAGCAAGGATTTAGTTTTAATAACTTAAGAACTTATATCGCATCACCTGGATATGTTTTTAGTAGCATTAATAGTGATTGGAGTTATGAACCTTCAGTATTATTTGCATATAGAGATGCTACAAAAGAATCTTTTGCAGATTTTAATTTTAAAGTTTATAAAGAAACATATTATGGTAAAATATGGGCAGGGATTTCTTATAGAAGAAGTTTTGATGGTGCTGAGTTTTTAAATGGCTCTGGAGTTAGTAGTCAAAAACTACAATTTTTTACACCATTATTAGGTGTTAATTATAAAAAGTTTGTTTTCGCATATACATATTCATATCAAGCTAATTCTGTGGTATTTACTAACGGAGGCTTTCATCAAATAACATTAGGAATAAATTTTGGGAATACTCGAGAAAAATGGGATTGTAATTGTCCTAGTGTAAATTAA